A window of Pararhodobacter sp. genomic DNA:
CGACGCTGGCGGGCTATGACTGGGAGCCACGGTTTGTGGATTTCTTTGGCGGCGAAACCCGCGCGCCCGAATTTCGTGCGCTCAATGTGATGGGCGAGGTTCCGGTGCTGGTGGACGGCGACTTGACGCTCAGCCAATCGGGCGCGATCCAGTTGCATATCGCGCGCCAGACCGGCAAGCTGGGAGGGGCGGCGGATCAGCAAGACGAGGTTCTGCGCTGGATCCTGTGGGACAATCACAAGCTGTCGTCGCAGGCGGGCATGACCCGTTTCCTGATGAATTTCCTGCCCGAGGACAAACGCCCCAACGACGTGATCGGCTTCATGCAGGGCCGACTGAAAGCCGCCTATGCCACGCTGAACGCCCATCTTGAGGGGCGTGACTGGATCGTGGGCGACGGCGTGACCATCGCCGACTGCGCCTGCTGTGGCTATCTCTATTACCCCGAACCCTTCGGCTTTGACCGCGCCGATTGGCCCAATATCGACCGTTGGCTGGGCAATATCGCTGCCCTGCCCGGCTGGAAACACCCCTATGACATGATGCCCGGATCGCCTGCCGACCGGGTCAAGGCCTGAGGAGACCAAGATGATTGATGCCTATATTTATGACGCTGCGCGCACGGTGCGTGGCAAAGGCCGCAAAGATGGCAGCCTGCACGAAGTGACCGCCGCGCGGCTGTCGGCGATTGCGCTGAACGCGCTGAAGGATCGCAACGATCTGGACACCACGGCGATCGAGGATGTGATCTGGGGCAACGTCACCCAGATCGGCGAGCAGGGCGCCTGCCTTGCGCGGACCGCTGTGCTGGCCTCGGATTTCGCGGAATCCGTGCCCGGTGTCAGCGTCAACCGCTTCTGTGCCAGCGGTCTGGAAGCGGTGAACATGGCCGCCAACCAGATCCGTGGCGGGGCCGGGATGGCCTATGTCGCGGGCGGCGTGGAATGCATGAGCCGGGTGCCGATGGGCACCGACGGCGGGGCGATTGCCGTCGATCCGTCGATTGCCATCGACAATTATTTTGTGCCGCAGGGCATTTCGGCCGATATCATTGCCACCAAATTCGGCTTCAGCCGCGATGAGGCGGACGCGCTGGCGGTGGAAAGCCAAAAGCGGGCAGCGGCGGCCTGGGCGGCGGGGTATTTCAACAAGACCGTGGTTCCGGTTAAGGATATCAATGGCTTGACCATTCTGGACCATGACGAGTTCATGCGCCCGCAGACCGATATGCAGAGCCTCGGATCGCTCAAGCCGTCGTTCAAGGACATGGGCGAGGTGATGCCCGGTTTCGACAAGATCGCCATGATGAAATACCCGGAACTGGAGCGGATCAACCATATCCACCACGCGGGGAATTCATCCGGCATCGTGGACGGGGCCGCGGCGATCCTGATCGGCAACAAGGAGTTTGGCGAGAAATACGGGCTGACGCCGCGCGCCCGCATCCGCGCCACCGCGAAAATCGGCACGGACCCCACGATCATGCTGACCGGCCCGGTTCCGGTGACCGAAAAGATCCTGCGCGACAGTGGCATGTCGATCAGCGACATCGACCTGTTCGAGGTCAACGAGGCGTTCGCGGCGGTCGTCATGCGCTTCATGCAGGCGTTCAACGTCGATGGCTCGAAGGTCAACGTCAACGGCGGCTCGATTGCCATGGGGCACCCGCTGGGCGCGACCGGCGCGATCATTCTGGGCACGCTGCTGGACGAGTTGGAGCGCACCGGCAAGGGCACGGGCCTGGCGACACTGTGCATCGGCTCGGGCATGGGTGCGGCGACGATCATCGAGCGCGTCTGATGCCAAAGATCGACATCTCTGCCGCGCCGCTGAAAACCGGGTCCATTTACCCGGAGCCCTACGCCAGCCAGATGGCCGGGCGGTCGTCGCGGCGCTTGGGGCAGCTTGC
This region includes:
- a CDS encoding glutathione S-transferase → MTATLYCFGESGNAYKAALTATLAGYDWEPRFVDFFGGETRAPEFRALNVMGEVPVLVDGDLTLSQSGAIQLHIARQTGKLGGAADQQDEVLRWILWDNHKLSSQAGMTRFLMNFLPEDKRPNDVIGFMQGRLKAAYATLNAHLEGRDWIVGDGVTIADCACCGYLYYPEPFGFDRADWPNIDRWLGNIAALPGWKHPYDMMPGSPADRVKA
- a CDS encoding acetyl-CoA C-acetyltransferase, producing MIDAYIYDAARTVRGKGRKDGSLHEVTAARLSAIALNALKDRNDLDTTAIEDVIWGNVTQIGEQGACLARTAVLASDFAESVPGVSVNRFCASGLEAVNMAANQIRGGAGMAYVAGGVECMSRVPMGTDGGAIAVDPSIAIDNYFVPQGISADIIATKFGFSRDEADALAVESQKRAAAAWAAGYFNKTVVPVKDINGLTILDHDEFMRPQTDMQSLGSLKPSFKDMGEVMPGFDKIAMMKYPELERINHIHHAGNSSGIVDGAAAILIGNKEFGEKYGLTPRARIRATAKIGTDPTIMLTGPVPVTEKILRDSGMSISDIDLFEVNEAFAAVVMRFMQAFNVDGSKVNVNGGSIAMGHPLGATGAIILGTLLDELERTGKGTGLATLCIGSGMGAATIIERV